One window of the Haloarcula halobia genome contains the following:
- a CDS encoding HalOD1 output domain-containing protein, protein MTTSNGGEDGFQVGSEERPGDVVLQGVAAQKGCDVLDLAPLQDAVDVKALNQLFEAPGVERLEFVYEGFEVAVEPGRVLLRELP, encoded by the coding sequence ATGACAACGTCAAACGGGGGTGAAGACGGCTTCCAGGTCGGCAGTGAGGAACGACCGGGTGACGTCGTCCTCCAGGGCGTGGCGGCACAGAAGGGCTGTGACGTCCTCGACCTGGCACCGTTGCAGGATGCTGTCGACGTCAAGGCGCTGAACCAGCTGTTCGAGGCCCCGGGCGTCGAGCGTCTGGAGTTCGTCTACGAGGGGTTCGAGGTCGCCGTCGAACCCGGACGCGTCCTCCTCAGAGAACTGCCGTGA
- a CDS encoding glutamyl-tRNA reductase, translating to MEGMTGTDETPDVEQAVEHMCDRGATVRSAQVERALEELRADGDLTDAQRQAVERLSDRLVERLLAVPRESLRAADRAGDVETVETAMELFG from the coding sequence ATGGAAGGGATGACAGGGACAGACGAGACGCCGGACGTAGAACAGGCCGTCGAACATATGTGCGACCGCGGCGCGACAGTCAGGTCGGCCCAGGTAGAGCGGGCGCTCGAGGAGTTGCGTGCCGACGGCGACCTGACCGACGCCCAGCGGCAGGCGGTCGAGCGGCTGAGCGATCGCCTGGTCGAGCGGTTACTCGCGGTCCCACGCGAGAGCCTCAGGGCCGCCGACCGTGCCGGCGACGTCGAGACCGTCGAGACGGCGATGGAACTGTTCGGCTAG
- a CDS encoding DUF2249 domain-containing protein yields MASETVVAETDAPTDARVEHLEVGSLGPPEPLTRTLERLAELSDDAVLVQHNDRAPRHLYPRLESRGYAFETVETTDETVTVIWKG; encoded by the coding sequence ATGGCCTCCGAGACAGTCGTCGCCGAGACGGACGCACCGACGGACGCCCGGGTTGAGCACCTCGAGGTCGGGTCGCTCGGGCCGCCGGAACCGCTCACGCGTACGCTCGAACGCCTCGCTGAGTTGTCCGACGACGCCGTGCTGGTCCAGCACAACGACCGCGCGCCCCGGCACCTCTACCCCCGGCTCGAATCGCGGGGGTACGCCTTCGAGACAGTCGAGACGACCGACGAGACGGTGACAGTGATATGGAAGGGATGA
- a CDS encoding DUF2249 domain-containing protein, whose product MPATTLDLRDLPPAQRHQEVHAAFEALDDGETLEIVNDHDPRPLYLEFRADVEAFDAENYECTEVQPHKYVAKLPKRG is encoded by the coding sequence ATGCCTGCCACGACGCTCGACCTCAGGGACCTCCCGCCGGCACAGCGCCACCAGGAGGTACACGCAGCCTTCGAGGCACTGGACGACGGGGAGACGCTCGAGATCGTCAACGACCACGACCCGCGGCCGCTCTACCTCGAGTTCCGGGCCGACGTCGAGGCGTTCGACGCCGAAAACTACGAGTGTACCGAGGTACAACCACACAAGTACGTCGCGAAGCTGCCAAAGAGAGGATGA
- a CDS encoding cupin domain-containing protein gives MTESNPTEEAIPDDNPDADDTEGIDHVSLEDLGETGKTRVFEGEPRTVRLALPAGETVPAHTHPGRDLVLHLVEGAVELTVGGTVRSLSGGDVVRFDGRNEVSLSATADSEALLVLAPQF, from the coding sequence ATGACCGAAAGCAACCCGACAGAGGAGGCGATTCCCGACGACAACCCGGACGCCGACGACACCGAGGGTATCGACCACGTCTCCCTCGAGGACCTGGGAGAGACGGGGAAGACGCGGGTGTTCGAGGGGGAACCACGGACGGTCCGCCTCGCGCTGCCTGCGGGGGAGACGGTGCCGGCCCACACCCACCCGGGCCGGGACCTCGTCTTGCACCTCGTCGAGGGCGCCGTCGAGCTGACCGTCGGCGGGACGGTCAGATCGCTCTCGGGGGGCGACGTGGTCCGTTTCGACGGCCGGAACGAGGTGTCGCTGTCGGCGACGGCCGACAGCGAGGCCCTGCTGGTCCTGGCGCCGCAGTTCTAG
- a CDS encoding DUF7344 domain-containing protein: MSKSGKGTRVDPLLISDILSDMRHRRILSLVANEPGSMTESDLAIQLAALEEQRPPGRVTDDERERRRIDLYHCHLPKLESAELVVRTADGVRLVPRFPVDLEALGVSLPSPDRPEDPQWDVVAVFVARPYRREIVELVADRTEPTSLEELSEQLVAEGAHGAVGSPDTLRLRLHHVDLPKLDAVDVLSYDARENQVRTGRALTAVL; the protein is encoded by the coding sequence ATGAGCAAGTCAGGCAAGGGTACGCGGGTCGACCCGCTTCTCATCTCCGATATCCTCTCTGACATGCGACACCGCCGGATTCTCTCGCTCGTCGCGAACGAGCCCGGCTCGATGACGGAATCTGACCTCGCGATACAGCTGGCCGCACTGGAAGAGCAACGGCCCCCGGGACGGGTGACCGACGACGAACGAGAGCGACGGCGCATCGACCTCTATCACTGCCATCTCCCGAAACTGGAATCGGCCGAGCTGGTCGTCCGGACGGCCGACGGTGTCAGACTCGTCCCCCGGTTCCCGGTCGACCTGGAGGCGCTGGGTGTCTCGCTCCCGTCGCCCGACCGGCCGGAGGACCCGCAGTGGGACGTCGTCGCCGTCTTCGTCGCCCGTCCGTACCGGCGCGAGATCGTCGAGCTGGTCGCCGACCGGACGGAGCCCACGTCGCTCGAGGAACTCTCGGAGCAGCTCGTCGCGGAGGGAGCTCACGGTGCTGTCGGGAGTCCCGACACGCTCCGGCTACGACTCCATCACGTCGACCTGCCGAAACTGGACGCGGTCGACGTGCTCTCTTACGACGCCCGCGAGAACCAGGTCCGCACAGGCCGGGCGCTCACGGCAGTTCTCTGA